A genomic window from Ischnura elegans chromosome 10, ioIscEleg1.1, whole genome shotgun sequence includes:
- the LOC124167119 gene encoding uncharacterized protein LOC124167119, with protein sequence MQMEKDRRIPFLDVMVNKRIDGSLGHEIYRKPTHTDRYLNAYSHHHPPQKASLVAALLHSAYKLSDAESLVKEKEHLMTTLKRNGYNREMILIRTAQVGKRNRTLDKEKQPNEKLETYATIPYVAGTSEKISRIPKKKNIVTRFKCIHEYPPAGAQECRTEQEIRPVSSFRACME encoded by the exons ATGCAGATGGAAAAAGATCGAAGAATCCCATTTTTGGATGTGATGGTGAATAAGAGGATCGACGGGAGTCTCGGCCACGAAATATACAGAAAGCCCACCCACACTGACCGCTATCTGAACGCTTACTCACACCATCATCCACCCCAGAAGGCTTCACTGGTGGCAGCACTATTGCACAGCGCTTACAAACTCTCGGATGCAGAATCACTGGTCAAAGAAAAGGAGCACCTGATGACGACCCTCAAGAGGAATGGATACAACAGAGAAATGATCCTGATAAGGACTGCGCAAGTAGGGAAACGCAACAGGACACTAGACAAGGAGAAGCAGCCGAATGAAAAGCTAGAAACATACGCTACCATCCCGTACGTCGCCGGCACAAGTGAAAAGATCTCCAGAATCCCAAAGAAGAAGAACATCGTCACGAGATTCAAATGC ATCCATGAATATCCGCCTGCAGGAGCACAAGAGTGCCGCACAGAACAAGAAATTCGACCTGTCAGCAGTTTCCGAGCATGCATGGAGTGA